The Flavipsychrobacter sp. genome contains the following window.
CAGCATTATAATAATTCATTAATGCTTCGTTTTTGAGCAGCTCATAACTCTGTATCTGCGTCCATGCTTCTACTGTATCAATTGCGGGTCTATTACCTTGCTCATATTCCAGTCTTACAAAGTTTAAGCGAGCAGTACTTATCTGTACCACTTCTTTATAAATTAAATAAGTCTGGTATTCTCGTACCCAATTCCAATAAGTAGCTACTGCTTCAAACAAAATATTATTGACCACCAAACGCTGTTCAGCCTCAGTCATTTCTTGGATGGCTTGTGCTTTTCTTAAAGTAGCCCTCCTTTCATCAAACAGGAGGCCTTGCAAAACAGATACTTTCACACCTGCATAAACAGACTTTCCTGGGGTTAACTCATTAAATACTCTAGAACCATACACCTCTTCTGCACCTGCCTTAAACTCTATACCATACCATGTTGGTAGTTTTAGTTCGGGATTAAAATAGTTGTAGTACAACTTCCCATCAAAAGTTTTTTGCTTGGCATTTGTTTTTAAGTAGGGATCAAAACTACCTCTTGCACTCATCACCTCTGCTTTAGACCTATCTACCTTAAGATTGGCCTGTTTGATTACAGGATGATACGCCTTCACTATACTCAACACATCGTCCTTAGACAGGTATAATGTACCATCTTGTGCCATTGCCCTAGCAGACAATAAGCACATCAACAATATTATATGTAGCTGTAGTAAGCGCACAGGTTTAATACTTTATCTTCTTATCCTTTTTTTGTTCTTTACTCTCTTGCTCTTTATAATAATCTGGAGGGAAACCATTTATATTTCTCCATAGCTCATACCAAACGGGTACATCTTTTAGGAGCATGATGGATTGTGCGCCTGTACCTAATTTGATTTGTGGCGGCCATGCTCTTTCACCTTCTACCTCCTTTACCAACACTCTAAATTTTCCATTGTTGCCTACATTGCTTTCTATGGCTGCCACCTCACCTGCAAATGTACCATAGGAAGCTTGTGGCCATCCGCTAAAAACTATTGCAGGAAAACCATCGAAGAGGAAACGTGTTTTTGTACCTACAGATAGTAATGGTAGATCTACAGGACGTACAAAAAGTTCTACTGCTAATTCAATATTTTCAGGCACTATCTCCAAAAGTGTCTCCCCTTCTTTTACTATCTCATTGATACCTGATTTGGAAGCATTAACTACTTGTCCTGTTTGAGGTGCCAATAGATAGTATTGACCTGACCTAATTTTATAATTCGAATACTGATTTTTAAACTTAGAGACCTCTGCCTGGCCACTAGCAATTTCACTACTTGCAGCAGCAATTTCACTTTGTGCTTTAAATATTTTTTCTGCGTACTCTTGTTTTATTTGGCTTAAATCAGTCCTGGTATTCATCAACTTGATCTCTGTGCTCATTTTCTTAGCTACCGCATCCTGATATTTTTGATTGCGTTGCTCTAACTGCACTTTGGATACCAAACCACTATCACGCATTATTTGTTGACGCCTATACTGTTCTTCAGCTATGTTCAATGCATTTAATGCTGCAGCAGCTTCAATACTATCGCTCACTACCTTCAACCTCAACTGTTGTAGTTTTAGATCTAGTGCATTTTGTAAGGCAGAAATCTGAGCTTTTGTAGCCTGCACTTTGTTCTTATAAGACTCAACAGAAAATTCTTTGGCCGTAAGTTGTTCCTCGGTTCTTTGTAATAGCTCTGGATCAAGGTAATTATCTTTTATCTCTGCCAGTTGCACTATAGTATCACCAGCATTGACATGGTCTCCCTCTTTCACATACCATTTCACTATACGCCCTGGTATAATTGTATTTAACTCCTGTGGTCTGTGCTCTTGTTTCAATGTGGTAACATTACCTCTCGCCCTTATGTTTTGTGTCCAAGGCAAAAACAAAACAACAACAAGGAAAATCAATAGGGCTATCATCCAGTTTTTTATTTTACTGTACTTCCCTACACGATATACGCTTTTAAACGCATCGGTTTCTCCCACACCAGAGATTTGCTCTATCGTCTTTTTTATCTCTTCCATGGTTTAGAAATTGTTTAGTTCATCGATGTTACCAAATAATCTACCATGCCCGTTATCAAGAACCAATACCTTATCACAAACCTCGTTACATATTTTACGCCCCGAAGTAATTATCATTGTGGTATTTTTCATTTCCTCCTTGATAAAATTTTCTACTCTTAGTCTTATTTCTTCTTCCATGCCATCAAAAGCATCATCTATCAATGCAAGCTTAGGTTTCGCCAACAACATACGAGCAACAAGTATTTTTCTTACTATACTATGCGGCAACCCATCACCTGTTGATAGTAATTGCATATCATAACTATCTTGCTGATTGTCTACAAATTTCTTAAGCCCTACTATTTCAGCTATTCTAAATACTTCTTCATAAGTAATGGACTGACCTAAGGTCAAATTTTCATATAACGTACCTTCAAAAATATCTGGAGTGTCTAATAATACCATTGACTGCTGCAGCAAGGCTTCTTTATCGTATTTATTTTGAGGTATATCGTTGATTAGCAATTGACCACCTACGCAGTTGTATATACCAGATAATACATGTAGTAAGGTAGACTTACCTGACACTTTTGGCCCATATATTAAGAGCTTTTCCCCTTTAGCAATTGTAAAGCTCACGTTTTTAATGACCTCAAATCCATCGTCGTAAGAAAAACTGATTTGCTCGGCTGAAAATGCTGGCCCTATATCACTTTCTTCCAGCTTTATAGCACCTACTTCATCTACGGGTTTGTCTAATATTTTATTGATCTTTTCGAGTGATGTAAGTACATCATACACTTTATCTAAATTCACTATCAACTTCTCCACTGAGTTTATTACCAATATTATTACTATTTCTGCAGCAATAAACTGACCAATATTCAATTGTTGGTTAACTAATAACAAAGCACCTACAATTAGCATTGCAGCGGTTATCAAAAACTTAAACCCAACTAGTGTCCAATACTGAATCAATAATATTTTAAAGTGATTTGTTCTTGCTGTCAGGTAATTTGTTATTTCTTTATCTATTCTATTGATTCTGTAGGATGGTTTGATGAACCTATATAAAATATTCAATCTAGCATTGTCCTCTAAGTTTGCAGCAACCCTATATTTATAATTACTTTCTTCCATGCTTGTTTGTAACCCTCTGTTTCCTGTAAAACGAAGAATCAGATATAATACAAACAATAACATGATACCAAAAAAGATAAATGCCGGGTGATAGAAGGATAACAACAACAACCCGAATAATATTTGTATACTGGCAGTAGGAATGTCTAATAACAATTTAGAGATACCCTTCTGTAAAGAGATAACATCAAAAAAACGGTTGGCCAACTCTGGCAAATAATACCCCTTTAAAGACTTTAACTTAATCTTTGGTATTCTATGTGCATAACTGAAAGAATATCTTACAAATAATTGTTGTTGAATTTTCTCAATTATCTTCATTTGATTAACCTGCAACAACCCGTTAAGCAACACACTAAACACAACCAATATTATCAATATAAATAAAGACGTAGAGATTGATCCACCTAAAACAAAGCTTATAATAGCCTGAATACCAAGAGGTAATACTAATTGAACAATACCTAGCATAATGGCATAGAAGTATATGGCATAAATCTCCTTACGCTCAAACTTAAGTATCTCAAGTATTCTATATAGCGGATGACTCTTCTTAATAGACATATGGTCACTTTGTACAAATATAAGCTACTATACAACATGATAGTAATACTATTATCTATGATGGTAAAGATTAAATTTATATATGGAATACTATCACATTTGTATATTTGAGTACTGAAATACTATGGACTTAGCAGTACAAATTAAGATGAATCCCTCGTTGTATGTAAAAGACCCAGAGCAATCTGACCTGGGTAAACGAATTGTGCAACACAGTATTGATGCCATATATGAATATGGTTTTGAAGATTTCACTTTTAAAAAACTAGCTAGTAGAATCAATACTACTGAAGCAAGTGTATACCGATATTTTGAAAATAAACACCGGCTACTTACCTATATCACATCCTGGTTTTGGACATGGATGGAATATCAACTTGTGTTCTACACCAATAACCTTACGGATACCCAAAAGAAAATTGATATATTGATAGATCTTTTGGTCTTCAACTTAGAAGATAAACTATTGGTAGATCATATTAACAAAGGGAAGCTTCAACAAATCATCATTTCAGAAGCTAACAAATCTTACCTGACCAATCATATTGATGAGGATAATAAGGCACAGATATTTAAACCTTATAAAGACCTTTGCCATAGAATATCAGAAATATTTGTTGACCACAACTCTAAGTACAAATACTCGCACTCTCTTTCCAGCACATTAATAGAAACAGCACACCATCAAATGTATTTTCAAAGGCACCTACCCTCACTTACAGACTTTGGAAAGACTCAGAACAACAAAGAGCTTGTGTGCTTCTTAAAAGATTTTATTTATAAGACATTAGGTACATAACCATACTTACTTAGAAATAGAAAAAAGCAGGACACATTAGTAATGTGCCCTGCTAAAAAATAGGAATAGGGGTAACTCCTATCTTCTTATTACTACTCTTGTTCTATATAACTCACCACTGTTTTGAACTTCTATCATATATATACCATCAGCAATACCTGACATATTAAACCTAAGTTGTGCATTAGGAGCAAACTCCGTGCGCTTGATCACCTTGCCGGTAATGTCTCTGAATAGTATTTCACCTTGTTTTACTTCACCAGGTAGCTCTATATTAAACGTACCACTATTAGGGTTTGGATATACTTTTATTTCATCCATCTTCTTGTTCAACTCTTCAATTGCAGCAATACCACCTTCATTACCATTATCACGACCACTTTTGGCTCCTGCATTACAAGACTGATCGCACGCTCCTAATTTATCACCGGAATGATTGCTCAAGTGAGATGCAACTGCATTCACACTTACTGATAGTGTTTTTGCATTATTTGGATTACCGTTAGGTGAGTGACATAAGTAAACCTTACCACTGCTCTTACCTTTTTTACCCGGCACTCTGATGTCTAACACACAGAAACTAACTGTACATGTAGTGGTACATCCGTTTGAGTTGGTAATGGTTACAGTATAAGTATAGTTACCTGCAGCGGTTGGTGTAAACACAGGAGATTGGCAATTGCTACAGCTCAAGTTAGCAGCAGGATACCAAGAATAAGTGAATCCACTTCCACCAGTAGCATTAGCTGTAATAGTAGCACTTTGCGAACCATAACCTAAGTAGATGTTATTAGGATTACCACCAGTATAAATATTGTTAGATGGCGTTGTTGTAATGCTACATGTAGGCTGATACTGTACTGTTACAGTAGTGGTACATGTAGATGTATTACCATGCACATCAGTTACCGTCAGTACTACGTTGTTGTTTCCTGCATCTGCACAAGTAAATGCATTAGGAGATACACTCATGCTAGCGATACCACAATTATCACTACTACCATTATCTACATCTGAAGGGGAAACAGTTCCTGAACCATTGCTTAAGTTAAGCGTGTATGCCTTACATAATGCTGTAGGCGGTTGGTTATCTATTACTATCACATCCTGAGTACAAGTAGCAGTGTTTCCATGTATATCTGTAACTGTCCATGTTACAGTTGTAATACCTACAGGGTAACTACCTGGTGCATTATTAGTAGTACTAGCTACACCACAGTTATCACCTGTTGTTGGTGTGCCTAAACTAACATTTGTTGCAGCACACGCTCCGTTATCTGCATTTACGGTTACGTTAACAGGGCATGCAATTGTAGGGTTTTGATTATCTACAACCGTTACATCTTGAGTGCTGGTAGCAGTATTGCCATGTATATCTGTAACCGTCCACGTAACAGTTGTGGTACCTACAGGATAACTACTTGGTGCATTATTAGTAGTACTGGCTACACCACAGTTATCACCTGTTGTTGGCGTACCTAAGCTAACATTTGTTGCAGCACAGGCTCCGTTATCTGCATTTACAGTTACATTAGCAGGGCCAGTAATTGTTGGGTTCTGATTGTCAACAACTGTTACATCTTGAGTACAAGTAGCAGTGTTGCCATGTACATCCGTTACCGTCCATGTTATGGTTGTTGTACCTACTGGATAACTAGAAGGTGCATTGTTTGTTGTAGATGCTACACCGCAGTTATCACTTGTAGTTGGTGTGCCTAAACTAACATTTGTTGCAGCACAAGCACCATTGTCTGCATTTACTGTTACGTTAGCAGGGCATGCAATTGTAGGGTTCTGATCATCTACAACTGTTACATTTTGTGTACAGGTACTCGTGTTACCATTTTCATCTGTAGCTGTCCATGTTACTACTGTAGTACCTACCGGATATCTACCGGATGCATTTGAAGATGAGTTATAATTGTTTACAAGTGTAATGTTATTTACCCCTGCTGATCCACTTACCCAATTTGAGGTATTATTATTAAGTGCAAAATTGGTTAGCGTACCATTGTTTGAATTTGAAGTTTTATCCATCAATGTATTTACAGCAGGACTTGTATTATTACCTCCTGCTACACCATGGTTCATGTCATAATAAGCCATTAGTCCAGGTTCAGAACCTGAAAGTTCCATATTCATTGCAGCTCTTACATCTGATTCAGAGCGAGCTGTATTCCAAATACGCATTTCATCCAATACACCTTTGAAATATCTTGGATCTGTACTTTGCGAGTTACGACCTATTCTCCAAACATCGTTCGATTGGGTAAAAGGAGCATTAAAAGATTTACTAGTATTCAATACACCGTTTACATAACCCTTCATACCACTACTCGCATCTACTACTACAGCTACGTGTTGCCACTGGTTGGGAGTAAGGAATATGGCTATAGCTTTCCATCCACCAGCACGTACATAACATGCCAGTTTATTACTACCTATCATTTCGAAGACAAGTCCTCTACTATTACCATTGTTTCGGTGTGCAATAACTGTATTGTTTCCCGATACGCTTGTTGGTTTTACCCAAAACTCAATGGTTAATTCACCAGTACTCACATAGCTGTTAAGAGATGAAGAGTTAGGCATCTCCACGTAATCATTAGCGCCATCAAAATCCAAAGAGTTGCCTGGCTGTTGGCAATTGTCTGCCACTATTGGTTGTGGAATATTTATAAATGCGGAACAGGAGTCTTGATCTGCAACGACATTTTTATTCGAAGGACATGTTATGCTTGGCGGAACGGTTTCAACAACACCAGCAAAACTTCCACCTGGTATAGATAGTCCGTGTGTTTCAGAACAAGGAAAAGAGCTTGTTACACTCAACTGTGTACTATTACTTACACCTACAGGGAGATTAATAGCTACACCTGTACTGATACCTGAAGAGAAGTTGTAGGGGCCATAAGAGATATTAGCACCGCTTGGATCATACACTACATTGAATTTTCCACTACCTGTAATAGAAGCACATGAAAGGTGGTTTACTTTGATGGTAGTAGGTAAATAGTCATCAGACATATTACAATTTGTACCATTGTTATTAGGGGTACCATTAATATTTGACCATGATGTTATAGGACATGTGGTACACACAGGTGGTGGTGGTGGTGTAAAATTACCTGAGCCACCAACCATAAATGCCCAGCACGCATTAGTAGAATATGGCTGAACAGAAAGGTTAGTTCCTAAAAAAGGAGTAGTTACAATAGCATAGCTACCTCTGGCACGTTGGGTAGATGTTACAGCAAATACATTGTTGCTAAGCCCTGCTATTGAGCCTGCATGCTCTGACTGTAAAGGATAATTTACACCATTAATGGTTAGTCCGGAATTGGCAATACCACACTGCCCTACGGTGTGATATGATTGCAGGTACCATGTGAGTGTACCGTTTTGTGCCTGGTTGACACGAATTTCCCAGACGTGGGCATAGCTTGCTACTGTTAAACACAACAACGTAACAAGCGATAGTAGTCTTTTCATACAATTAGAATTTTGCAGCGCTATATTTCATTAGCCTACTGCGGGTGATTAATTTTTTTTGTGTGCTCTCTTTTATTCTAAAATGCCTGTAACTCTACCTGTCTTTCCAGGCGGTCTACTTTTTGAGAATAATAGCGCCACACAGCAACCGCAAGTATGACCGATGTCATCACAACCAATAAATAGCTAATGGCTAAGCGGCTTCTTAAAGCGTATAAAACTCTCATGCCGCAAATATGTAAATGGGGGTACCCTAAATGCAAAAAAGTGACGTCCCTAAAACGTCTCAACCACGTCCCTAAGGCGTCTCTTAATGAAAATCAATCAGTTATGAATGCGTACTATATACTATCTATGAGCTGCTCAAGGTCAGTATCGTCTGCCATATCCAGCTTTCTACGAAGTCTGTACTTATAATTTCTCATCCCAGAAAGACCAATACCGAGCATATTGGCCATCTCTTTATTGCTGAGTTTGAGTTTGGAGAGTACCATAAACCTTATTTCAGCAGGAGTAAGTTCCGGCAGTTTTTCCCTGAGCCTGTTCAGGAAACCACGGTGTACAGTCTCGAATAATTCTCTGAATTCATCCCACTGCTCATCGGTTAGGATAATGGCATTTTGCAACTTAGCCAGGTTCTCTTTGGTATTAGGTAGCTCATTACTGCAAGGCAATGCTTGCAATCTTTCTATTTCTTCGGTGAAGTTTTCTATTAGTAGGTTTTTCTCCTGTAGGTTTTTGGTGAATATACTAAGCCTGTGCGATGCGCTTATGAGCTTGTTATCAGCCAGATCTTTTTCTGCTTTCAGCTTTTTGCGCCTGTAATACTGGTTGGTAAGTAACAGTAAACCAATAACTGTAGCCAGCGATAGTATAATGATGAGGTTGTTGCGCCTTTGTATGCTCAACTCTTTTTCTTTTACTATCTGTGCCACCTTTATTTTATTAGCTTCATCTTGTGCAGTTATCTGCGCTTTAGCCATCACTAGTACATCTCTCTTGCGAGAAACGCTATCTTTCGCTATAGCAATACTGTCTTTATATAACAATGCACGACGTGTGTCTCCGTCTTCTATTGCCAGCTCACTTAGTAGTGAGTACAACTTTACAGCATGCTTATATGTATCTCTGCCATAGTGGATGTATTGGTGTGCTATACGGCTGTAGTAGCGGGCGCTATCGTCATTACCCAACCTTCGGTAGATATCTGCCAGACGGATGAGCTGGTTGCTAATGTTATCATACTGTCGCTCTAACAGTGCCCAGTCTATATCTTCTTTCAATAATGGTTTTGCCTCTTTGTATCTGCCCTGCATATAGTACACGATACCAATATTGCCATTTGATATTGGTATCCACGGATCATTTTCATCAATAGCAAGACTCAGCACCCTGTTGAAGTAATACAGTGCTGAATCATACTTACCAGTGTTGCGCATAACAAGTCCGAGTGTATTTAGCAAACCATTGTCGCTATGCCTTGCACCTGGCGCTTTGAATTTTTCAGCTATTAGTAGGTTTTTCTGTGCCTGTTCGTAATCTTCAAAAGCATAATACAGGTCTCCCAGCAAAGCATTATAAAACTTCTTGCCAGGGTATTCCTCATAAGTAATTTCATCCAGCAGGTATTTATAACGCAGCAGATAGTCAAATGCCCCGGTAAATTCATCATTGTGGTAATAGTGGATACCGCTTAAAAAACTAATATTCAATACCAGTTGGGGGTATTTACTCACAGATGGCAACAATGCCTGCAACTCATCTACACCCTCTTCGTAAGTATATATCCAATGAAATATACAATATTCGATGCGGCTTATCTTTGTCAACCAATACAGTTCCTCATCTTTGGCTTTTTTTGCCATAGTGGCTACATCATCCAACATCCTGAAGTATGTAACAGAGTCAAGACTTTGTACCCCGCCTGTAGCAAACAGCAATGAGTCTACTGACTTACTGCGCTCAGCATATGATCTATTGAGCAGAAAGTCGTACTGTGCTTGGCAATCAACACTCAGAATAAGTACACTTAAAAATAATAGGACCCTTTTATACAAACCTTAGTAGAATATAGGCTTTCAAGATATACATTTTACTTAAAAGCTTTGCCTAGAAGATCAAAAAGTTAGACTTACTTTCCGATACAGGAAGTATACTCTTAGCTATAACTCTTTACTACCAACACTTATATCAAATAACATCCTTTTAAGGTACAAATAGGGTACAGAAATGCTACTCAAGTAAACATTAAGCTTAGATATATTCATTATTTTTGCTAGTCATTATGAAAATAAAGTGCATAATATTTCTTCTGCTATTACAAGCAAGCGCTATAGCACAAAAACAAAATAACACATGGGTTCTAGGCAGGCTTGGAGGATTGAATTTTAATACTACTACTCCAACAACTTTTAAAAGCACAATGTACGCTTGGGAAGGGATATCTTGTGTTAGTCATAGAAAAACAGGAGAACTATTATTTGCATGTAATGGAGTAGACATTACTGATAGCAGTTCTAACGTGATGCCTAACGGTAAAGATGTAGGCACTGACCGTTTAAGTACTTGTGCACAAGGTTCTGTTATTATTCCAGACCCTAGTGATAGTAATAAATATTATGTTTTCACATTGCAACATATTGGTCAAAATGGAGATGTTCGCTATTCGATTGTTGACATGAGATTGAATGGCGGCAAAGGTGATGTCATTAGTTCTAAAAAAAGTATTCTTTTGACTACTAATATGACTGAAATTATGACCGTATCACTTGCATGTGACGGCTATTGGTTGATATTATTTGAACGGGTAAGTAACAAATATCATTGCTATAAAATAGGTGCAAATGGAATTAGTAATAGCCCCATTATTTCAACAATGAGTTACCCTTACAAAATCAACGGGCCTAGTACAGCAAAGGTGTCTTCAGATGGAACAAAAATAGCAAGCGTTGTAAGTAAATCAGGGGGAACATCAATGCAAGTATTGATTTTAAATGATTTTGACATCCAAACAGGCATAGTATCAAATACTAGACTACTTGATACATCATACTCTAGATTCGGTTATCAAACAGGGTTTTATAATTGCGAATTCTCACCTAATAGCACTAAACTATACGCCGCCTCGGATACAGACGGGTACATTTATCAATATGATGTATCGTTATCAACAGGCTCAAATATTCGTTCATCGAAAAAGGAAATATATTCAATATCACATGCTGATTTGTTAGGTTCTTTTCAATTAGGTCCAGACAGTAACATTTATATCTCCTTTTTTGATAATTATTTAGGCAGAATAGATAATCCTGATATAGCATTCCCTGGTTGTATAGTTACTAAACAGTCTTTAAAACTACCTACCGGCAGTATAGGAGCTTTTGCACTCCCTCAAAAAGTATTGTATAATATTGATGTATTACCACAGCAATTTACTGGAAATAGTTTTACTATTTGCAAAGGTGACTCTCTAATATTTCATGGTAGAAAAAATGCAGCGACATTTGTATGGAGTACTGGCAGTACTGATAGTAGTATTAAAATAACAAAGGCAGGTACTTATTGGGTGCAATCAAAAGTTTTAGGGGAATGTACTATAATGGCAGATACATTTTATGTAAATGTTCCTAACATTGACTTTGAATTAGGAAACGATACTGTAATATGTCTGGGAGAGTCACTTACCATATCTCCTAATCTATCTTCACAAGGTGTTTCCTATTTGTGGCAGGATAATAGTACTAGCAGTTCACAAGTTATTACTACCGGAGGTAAATACTATTTGACTATACTAAAAGACGGATGTACAAATACCGATACTATTAATATAGATGTAAAGGAGGAACATATATTCAATTTGGGGAACGATACAACAATATGTGTAGGTGATACTATGGAATTGAAAATACAAGGAGGGTTAGATGAATACGCATGGAATAATGGTACAACAACTAATAGTATTGTAATTAAAAAATCAGGCATCTATAGCCTTAGAACAAACCATGAAAAATGCAGCCATACTGATACTATAAAAATTGATTACACCAACCCAAAATTTGAACTAGGAAATGACACTTTGCTTTGTGAAGGCAACTATATAAAACTTAACGTCAAGTCATTAAGCGGAAGCTTTTATACTTGGTCTACAGGTAGCAACAATGAAACTATCTCTATTAATTCATCAGGACTGTATTGGGCAATTGCTGAAAACATATGTGGAACTACTCGAGACTCGATTTATATAAATTACCAGATATGTGACTGTACTCCTTTCATACCCTCTGCTTTTACCCCTAACAATGACGGCAGAAACGACAAACTAAAACCAATAATCCCTAAATGTACTATTGCTAAGTACCAATTCATTATAGTTAACAGATATGGAGAAACAGTCTTTAAAACCAATAACCCAAACGATTATTGGGATGGTACGTATAGGAATAAACCATGTGATATCGGATCGTACTTTTACATACTAAAAACTATGAATAATCTAAATAAGGTAGTAATCACGAAAGGAGATATTGTACTTATTAGATAATAATAACTAACATCAAAATTTACACTAGTCTTCTTCGGTAAGAATTGTATATATCATTGCAGATTGAATAGCTATTCTCCGGGGCGCCAAATCTGTAATAGAATTGTCCTTAAAGAAAACTGGTAAATACAAACCAATATCTTCTTTTGTTAGCTTATTATCATTAATATAATTTCTTACAAAGAATACTTCCCCTCTCAATACTTCATCAACAAGTACTATGTGTAATATTTCTTCACTCTTAGGTTTTATATGGTAATAAATATTACCATCGACCAATGTGTCAAAACTATTATTAGCAGTCAAAAAAGACTTATTATTCTCTATTTCTAAATTTCTATAATACCCCCCTAAATAAGCACGTTTTTCAATATCAGAAAATCTTGAAATACCAGGTATGTATAGTCCTATCAAAGGACTATCGGTTAATGTGTCTACAAAAGTTAATTCTGCGTTGGTATTCGTACGCAACAAAATATCTTTTAACGACTCATTTTTAAGTTTAATCTTTAAGCAATAAGAAGAACCAACTCTATACATTGTATCTAAACTAGTTTGCATATAGTTGTGTACTTTCTCTACCTTTTTATCACATGCCACAAATAGCAATGCAACAGCCACTAGGCTGTTGCATGTTATTTTATAATTATTAAATTTTATCTTAATCATAAGATAATTTTTTATCATTTTGCTCCAGACAAATATTCCCTTGCTGCATTAAGTTCCTTTATAGCATTATCTACAGCAGATTGATCTTTCATCCATGCTGCAGTAAAAAT
Protein-coding sequences here:
- a CDS encoding gliding motility-associated C-terminal domain-containing protein, which translates into the protein MKIKCIIFLLLLQASAIAQKQNNTWVLGRLGGLNFNTTTPTTFKSTMYAWEGISCVSHRKTGELLFACNGVDITDSSSNVMPNGKDVGTDRLSTCAQGSVIIPDPSDSNKYYVFTLQHIGQNGDVRYSIVDMRLNGGKGDVISSKKSILLTTNMTEIMTVSLACDGYWLILFERVSNKYHCYKIGANGISNSPIISTMSYPYKINGPSTAKVSSDGTKIASVVSKSGGTSMQVLILNDFDIQTGIVSNTRLLDTSYSRFGYQTGFYNCEFSPNSTKLYAASDTDGYIYQYDVSLSTGSNIRSSKKEIYSISHADLLGSFQLGPDSNIYISFFDNYLGRIDNPDIAFPGCIVTKQSLKLPTGSIGAFALPQKVLYNIDVLPQQFTGNSFTICKGDSLIFHGRKNAATFVWSTGSTDSSIKITKAGTYWVQSKVLGECTIMADTFYVNVPNIDFELGNDTVICLGESLTISPNLSSQGVSYLWQDNSTSSSQVITTGGKYYLTILKDGCTNTDTINIDVKEEHIFNLGNDTTICVGDTMELKIQGGLDEYAWNNGTTTNSIVIKKSGIYSLRTNHEKCSHTDTIKIDYTNPKFELGNDTLLCEGNYIKLNVKSLSGSFYTWSTGSNNETISINSSGLYWAIAENICGTTRDSIYINYQICDCTPFIPSAFTPNNDGRNDKLKPIIPKCTIAKYQFIIVNRYGETVFKTNNPNDYWDGTYRNKPCDIGSYFYILKTMNNLNKVVITKGDIVLIR
- a CDS encoding HYR domain-containing protein; this encodes MKRLLSLVTLLCLTVASYAHVWEIRVNQAQNGTLTWYLQSYHTVGQCGIANSGLTINGVNYPLQSEHAGSIAGLSNNVFAVTSTQRARGSYAIVTTPFLGTNLSVQPYSTNACWAFMVGGSGNFTPPPPPVCTTCPITSWSNINGTPNNNGTNCNMSDDYLPTTIKVNHLSCASITGSGKFNVVYDPSGANISYGPYNFSSGISTGVAINLPVGVSNSTQLSVTSSFPCSETHGLSIPGGSFAGVVETVPPSITCPSNKNVVADQDSCSAFINIPQPIVADNCQQPGNSLDFDGANDYVEMPNSSSLNSYVSTGELTIEFWVKPTSVSGNNTVIAHRNNGNSRGLVFEMIGSNKLACYVRAGGWKAIAIFLTPNQWQHVAVVVDASSGMKGYVNGVLNTSKSFNAPFTQSNDVWRIGRNSQSTDPRYFKGVLDEMRIWNTARSESDVRAAMNMELSGSEPGLMAYYDMNHGVAGGNNTSPAVNTLMDKTSNSNNGTLTNFALNNNTSNWVSGSAGVNNITLVNNYNSSSNASGRYPVGTTVVTWTATDENGNTSTCTQNVTVVDDQNPTIACPANVTVNADNGACAATNVSLGTPTTSDNCGVASTTNNAPSSYPVGTTTITWTVTDVHGNTATCTQDVTVVDNQNPTITGPANVTVNADNGACAATNVSLGTPTTGDNCGVASTTNNAPSSYPVGTTTVTWTVTDIHGNTATSTQDVTVVDNQNPTIACPVNVTVNADNGACAATNVSLGTPTTGDNCGVASTTNNAPGSYPVGITTVTWTVTDIHGNTATCTQDVIVIDNQPPTALCKAYTLNLSNGSGTVSPSDVDNGSSDNCGIASMSVSPNAFTCADAGNNNVVLTVTDVHGNTSTCTTTVTVQYQPTCSITTTPSNNIYTGGNPNNIYLGYGSQSATITANATGGSGFTYSWYPAANLSCSNCQSPVFTPTAAGNYTYTVTITNSNGCTTTCTVSFCVLDIRVPGKKGKSSGKVYLCHSPNGNPNNAKTLSVSVNAVASHLSNHSGDKLGACDQSCNAGAKSGRDNGNEGGIAAIEELNKKMDEIKVYPNPNSGTFNIELPGEVKQGEILFRDITGKVIKRTEFAPNAQLRFNMSGIADGIYMIEVQNSGELYRTRVVIRR
- a CDS encoding tetratricopeptide repeat protein — encoded protein: MYKRVLLFLSVLILSVDCQAQYDFLLNRSYAERSKSVDSLLFATGGVQSLDSVTYFRMLDDVATMAKKAKDEELYWLTKISRIEYCIFHWIYTYEEGVDELQALLPSVSKYPQLVLNISFLSGIHYYHNDEFTGAFDYLLRYKYLLDEITYEEYPGKKFYNALLGDLYYAFEDYEQAQKNLLIAEKFKAPGARHSDNGLLNTLGLVMRNTGKYDSALYYFNRVLSLAIDENDPWIPISNGNIGIVYYMQGRYKEAKPLLKEDIDWALLERQYDNISNQLIRLADIYRRLGNDDSARYYSRIAHQYIHYGRDTYKHAVKLYSLLSELAIEDGDTRRALLYKDSIAIAKDSVSRKRDVLVMAKAQITAQDEANKIKVAQIVKEKELSIQRRNNLIIILSLATVIGLLLLTNQYYRRKKLKAEKDLADNKLISASHRLSIFTKNLQEKNLLIENFTEEIERLQALPCSNELPNTKENLAKLQNAIILTDEQWDEFRELFETVHRGFLNRLREKLPELTPAEIRFMVLSKLKLSNKEMANMLGIGLSGMRNYKYRLRRKLDMADDTDLEQLIDSI